A window of Zingiber officinale cultivar Zhangliang chromosome 5A, Zo_v1.1, whole genome shotgun sequence contains these coding sequences:
- the LOC121980133 gene encoding uncharacterized protein LOC121980133, with product MELTAEVAVTADTNVQVLNRKLELDRVYSKLGEKITGIFRDYMTKVTEFEELADVGKRFLTGFHRVTAMFRTVELQKTSNNISRIIDANWNEHMKTYVEAGCKQQSQSVQNMYNSHSCVLGLRDNLKNAEALLNELDCLKEDAIAVTEAATKSATALDDSFCEEMLKDISFEVNINRRHLKFLFAFYIY from the exons ATGGAATTGACTGCTGAAGTAGCTGTTACTGCTGACACTAATgttcag GTTTTAAATAGGAAACTGGAGCTAGATCGAGTTTATTCTAAATTAGGTGAAAAGATTACCGGAATCTTTAGAGACTACATGACAAA GGTTACCGAGTTTGAGGAGCTAGCTGATGTGGGGAAGAGGTTTCTTACTGGATTTCACAGGGTAACAG CAATGTTTAGGACGGTTGAACTTCAGAAGACTTCAAACAACATCAGTAGGATAATTGATGCTAACTGGAATGAACATATGAAAACTTATGTTGAAGCAGGGTGCAAACAACAGTCACAAAGTGTTCAAAATATGTATAATT CTCACTCTTGTGTTTTGGGATTGCGAGACAATTTGAAGAATG CTGAAGCTTTGCTCAATGAACTTGATTGCCTAAAGGAAGATGCAATTGCTGTCACAGAAGCAGCAACCAAGAGTGCTACGGCTTTGGATGACTCTTTTTGTGAAGAAATGTTAAAAGATATTTCCTTTGAGGTAAACATAAATAGGAGGCATCTTAAGTTTCTTTTCGCGTTTTACATTTATTAG
- the LOC121982238 gene encoding survival of motor neuron-related-splicing factor 30-like, with protein MQGGEDLSIEELASNLSTYKDQLREIKKILADDPGNSEYIDMEKELEEVIALTEELLTTAKPTDFHRLDSVASPNTHFDGTSHSKASSEYSQPYGSFPVGTKVQAVWSEDEEWYDATIESITPNGYFISYEVWGNTEEVDFANVRPVEEVNALLEAEREAEATRQAIKRKIAQAAITDFQARTLPAKLRIDPNDPDDVKAAKRKKIHSFKSKVRSEQLEVAQNKRQNAWQQFQSAKGKTKKIGFFSGRKRESIFKSPDDPNGKVGVIGSGKGLTEFQKREKHLHLKGGTVDTEE; from the exons ATGCAAGGGGGAGAGGATTTAAGCATCGAGGAGCTCGCTTCCAATCTCTCTACTTACAAAGATCAGCTCCGCGAG ATTAAAAAGATTTTGGCTGATGACCCTGGAAACTCTGAATATATAGATATGGAGAAGGAACTTGAAGAG GTTATTGCATTGACAGAGGAGCTTCTGACAACTGCAAAGCCAACAGATTTTCATCGGCTTGATTCTGTTGCATCTCCCAACACTCATTTTGATGGGACATCTCACTCCAAG GCATCATCTGAATATTCTCAGCCATATGGAAGTTTTCCTGTTGGTACTAAAGTCCAAGCAGTTTGGAGCGAAGACGAGGAATG GTATGATGCAACCATTGAATCTATTACTCCTAATGGATATTTTATCTCCTATGAAGTCTGGGGAAACACGGAGGAG GTGGATTTTGCTAATGTTAGGCCAGTTGAAGAGGTGAATGCATTACTAGAAGCTGAAAGGGAAGCTGAAGCTACCAGACAGGCTATCAAAAGGAAAATTGCACAAGCTGCTATAACTGACTTCCAAGCACGAACTTTACCTGCTAAACTTCGCATCGATCCCAATGATCCAGATGATGTG AAAGCTGCTAAGCGGAAGAAAATACACTCTTTCAAGTCAAAGGTTCGAAGTGAGCAACTTGAAGTTGCACAAAATAAGCGGCAGAATGCATGGCAGCAATTCCAATCCGCCAAAGGAAAGACGAAAAAG ATTGGGTTCTTCTCTGGGCGCAAGCGAGAAAGTATCTTCAAGTCTCCAGATGATCCCAACGGTAAGGTTGGTGTTATCGGCAGCGGAAAGGGACTGACAGAGTTCCAGAAGAGGGAGAAACACTTGCATCTTAAGGGAGGCACTGTGGATACAGAGGAGTAG